From the Hevea brasiliensis isolate MT/VB/25A 57/8 chromosome 15, ASM3005281v1, whole genome shotgun sequence genome, one window contains:
- the LOC110668789 gene encoding putative F-box/LRR-repeat protein At5g54820, translating to MDNNNRNMFSTLTSSRLVLIVNYLPFKEALRTSILSKQWRNVWRETTNLEFHEKFFIDLEEIDKKNQRIEEDDAKKHLAIVELPFQVYQHREMVEADLDFGMELEFDILGSLLNDFLQKFYAAKVLTIIREHCTHHLNRKLQLCHSFWNSKFYVVVQVVSLGEETFSLQASLDVRDLILKTAMHSCEFYGIRFMFRSCPKLETLTFDIGPAKIFSLGTYTI from the exons ATGGACAACAATAATCGTAATATGTTCTCAACACTCACAAGCTCTCGTCTTGTGCTTATTGTCAATTATTTGCCTTTCAAAGAAGCATTAAGGACAAGCATCCTATCTAAGCAATGGCGCAATGTTTGGCGTGAGACAACAAACTTAGAGTTTCATGAGAAATTCTTTATTGATCTTGAAGAAATTGATAAGAAGAACCAGAGGAT AGAAGAAGATGATGCTAAGAAACATCTAGCAATCGTTGAATTGCCTTTCCAGGTTTATCAACAT CGTGAAATGGTAGAGGCTGATCTTGACTTTGGAATGGAGCTTGAATTTGATATACTTGGTTCACTTCTTAACGATTTCTTGCAAAAGTTTTATGCTGCTAAAGTTTTGACT ATAATCCGTGAACACTGCACACACCATTTGAATCGGAAATTGCAATTGTGTCATAGTTTTTGGAACTCAAAATTTTATGTGGTAGTGCAGGTTGTTTCCTTAGGAGAAGAAACATTTAGTTTGCAAGCTTCGCTTGATGTCCGCGATCTGATTCTGAAAACTGCAATGCACTCCTGTGAATTTTATGGAATTAGGTTCATGTTTAGGAGTTGTCCAAAACTTGAGACCCTTACTTTTGACATAGGCCCTGCAAAAATTTTCTCTTTGGGTACTTACACAATTTGA
- the LOC110668816 gene encoding septum-promoting GTP-binding protein 1, producing MAKIVREKMTQLCRKINVHVNIKWSILERVSVFRQFFQFIWDRILACSIGKPVRYRRLTRRPSSPTPELIEDGGLESSEEPTTTFCGYSTDSDLVTLKISLLGDCQIGKTSFVIKYVGDEQEKKCLQMTGLNLMDKTLLVQGARITFSIWDVGGDSNSLDHVPIACKDAVAILFMFDLTSRCTLNSVTEWYSQARKWNQTAIPILIGTKFDDFVRLPHNLQWPIVTQARAYAKAMKATLFFSSAKHNINVNKIFKFIMAKLFNLPWSVERNLTIGEPIIDF from the exons ATGGCCAAGATCGTTCGTGAAAAGATGACACAGCTTTGTCGGAAgattaatgttcatgtaaatatcAAGTGGAGTATACTCGAACGTGTATCGGTTTTTAGACAGTTTTTTCAGTTCATTTGGGATAGGATTCTCGCTTGCTCTATAGGGAAGCCTGTTAGGTATCGCCGGCTCACTCGCCGGCCTTCTTCTCCAACGCCGGAGTTAATTGAAGACGGTGGGTTGGAGTCATCGGAGGAACCCACCACCACGTTTTGTGGGTATAGCACGGATTCGGATTTAGTCACTTTGAAGATCAGTTTGTTGGGTGATTGCCAAATTGGAAAAACAAGCTTTGTG aTCAAGTATGTGGGAGATGAGCAGGAAAAGAAATGCTTGCAGATGACAGGATTGAATTTAATGGATAAAACATTACTGGTTCAAGGTGCCAGGATTACATTTAGCATATGGGATGTAGGGG GTGACAGTAACTCACTTGATCATGTTCCTATTGCCTGTAAAGATGCAGTAGCAATTTTGTTCATGTTTGATCTTACTAGTCGGTGTACTCTTAACAG TGTTACTGAATGGTATAGTCAAGCCAGAAAATGGAATCAG aCGGCGATTCCCATATTAATAGGAACCAAGTTTGACGATTTCGTCCGGCTTCCCCACAATTTGCAGTGGCCAATAGTGACTCAG gCAAGGGCATATGCCAAGGCAATGAAGGCGACCCTTTTCTTTTCAAGTGCTAAACATAATATAAATGTGAACAAGATATTCAAATTTATCATGGCAAAGCTCTTCAACCTGCCTTGGTCGGTAGAGAGAAACTTGACAATTGGAGAACCCATAATTGACTTCTGA